In the genome of Caenorhabditis elegans chromosome IV, the window ACTTCCTTTTCAATAttcatttcctatttttcaagtacatttattttcagccatGAAAATTGCAATCATTGGTCAGTCGGCATTTGGTGTCGATGTTTACAAGGAGTTACGCAAGAATGGACACGAGATTGTTGTAGTCTTCACTATCCCAGAtaaaaatggaagagaagaTCTATTGGGTacgtttaaaaatagttttatcacactactttcatttttgctgTGGTCTGATTTTTGAACCCAATTCTCTACGAACCACAACTCGTgatcacttttaaaaaacattataatttttgcaattcgTTTACAGCCGTCGAGGCTGCCAAAGATGGTGTCCCAGTTCAAAAACCATCTCGTTGGCGTAAGAAGAACCctgaaactggaaaattcgaaactcTTCCGGAAATGCTTGAACTTTACAAATCGTTTGGAGCTGAACTCAACGTTTTGCCATTCTGCACTCAATTCATCCCACTAGAAATCACTGAAGCGCCGGCTAAGAAGAGCATTATCTATCATCCAAGTATTCTACCAAAGCACAggttttcagctgaaaatgttaatttactataaatttcaatttttcaggggaGCTTCTGCCATCAATTGGACTCTTATTGAAGGTGATGAGGAAGCTGGATTATCGATCTTCTGGGCTGATGATGGTCTTGATACTGGACcaattttgttgcaaaagaAATGCAAAGTTGAAGAGAATGATACATTGAACACTTTATATAAAAGATTCCTGTATCCAGCTGGAGTAGCTGCTGTTGTAAGTCTAGGAGTTGTACAATTCGGAGTATaattaaatctaaatttttaggcAGAATCAGTAGAACTCATTGCTACTGGAAAAGCTCCAAGAATTGTACAGCCAGAAGAGGGAGCATCTTATGAACCATATATTACCACAAAACCAGAATTGGCTCAAATAGATTGGTCGAAGACTCAGCGTCAACTTCATAATTTTATTCGTGGAAATGACAAAGTTCCTGGAGCATGGGCTGTTTTGAACGgagaaaaagtttcatttttcggtTCAAAGTTGTGGAAGCCAAAGAAGCTTCCAGATGATGCTGTAGAAGTTTTCGTTTCAGAAGTTCCAGGAGGAAAAGTTTTAGTTGAAGATCGTGGATTGCTCCTTCCAGGATCAGACGGTAGATGGGTTATTGTAGATACAGTGAAGATTGGTACAAAAACTGTCCCAGCTTCTAAATATGGACAGGGAGCTGATCAAGTTCAAGAACTTGTATTAACCGACGAAgaaaagagtactgtagctaaGCTGAAGAAAATTTGGACCGGAATTCTGAAGACTCAAGTTTCAAGTGACACTGATTTCTTCGAAAGTGGTGCAAGTTCTGCTGATGTTACTCGTCTTGTGGAGGAGATCAAGTTCAATACTGGAGCTGAGCTTGAATCAGGACAAGTGAGCTTTTATGAAagtattctaaaaattcaaatgtgttACAGATCTATGCCGGGCCAACTCTTGGTGAAAACATCGACATTGTGATCCGTAATCTTCGTGGTGAAGGTGGAATCTCTGTAACTTACGATCCAATTGTATTGAATGTTAACAATATGGAATTGAAATTCCCACATGACCAATTCATTGATGGAAAATTTGTTGGTTCATCAGATGGACGcacttttaaaacaattaaccCAGCAACTGAAAAGCCAATTTGTGAACTTCCTTTGGCTACTGTAGCTGATGTCGATCGTGCTGTTCGTGCAGCAAAGAAAGCTTTTGAACGTGGAGAATGGCGTCAAATGTCTGCCCGTGAAC includes:
- the alh-3 gene encoding 10-formyltetrahydrofolate dehydrogenase (Confirmed by transcript evidence), whose amino-acid sequence is MKIAIIGQSAFGVDVYKELRKNGHEIVVVFTIPDKNGREDLLAVEAAKDGVPVQKPSRWRKKNPETGKFETLPEMLELYKSFGAELNVLPFCTQFIPLEITEAPAKKSIIYHPSILPKHRGASAINWTLIEGDEEAGLSIFWADDGLDTGPILLQKKCKVEENDTLNTLYKRFLYPAGVAAVAESVELIATGKAPRIVQPEEGASYEPYITTKPELAQIDWSKTQRQLHNFIRGNDKVPGAWAVLNGEKVSFFGSKLWKPKKLPDDAVEVFVSEVPGGKVLVEDRGLLLPGSDGRWVIVDTVKIGTKTVPASKYGQGADQVQELVLTDEEKSTVAKLKKIWTGILKTQVSSDTDFFESGASSADVTRLVEEIKFNTGAELESGQIYAGPTLGENIDIVIRNLRGEGGISVTYDPIVLNVNNMELKFPHDQFIDGKFVGSSDGRTFKTINPATEKPICELPLATVADVDRAVRAAKKAFERGEWRQMSARERGKRLYKLAELMEEHKEELATLESLDAGAVYTLALKTHVGMSIDVWRYFAGWCDKIQGKTIPISNARPNKNLCLTLREPIGVVGLITPWNYPLMMLSWKMAACLAAGNTVVHKPAQVTPLTALKFAELSVLAGIPPGVINIVTGSGSLVGNRLTAHPDVRKIGFTGSTEIGATVMESCAKSNIKKVSLELGGKSPLIIFADADLEKAVKQACGAVFFNKGENCIAAGRVFIAKSIHDDFVKKLVEEAKQYQIGDPLDRSTAHGPQNHLAHLNKLVEYVEKAVAGGAKVEVGGKRLEREGLYFPPTILSNIDDENFAASEESFGPIMCVSSFDDDDIEDVLRRANDTEFGLAAGVFTRDSSKSLRVAEALHAGTVFVNTYQKTDVAAPFGGFKQSGFGKDMGEEALNEYLVTKTITIEY